In Sphaerisporangium krabiense, the DNA window TGACCGACCGGTCAATGTTCGCGAACGTTACGAACTGCTCACTGTGCGGGGTGGTTCCCTGGCGGCGCGGAAGGCCGCCCCGCCGGAGCCGGACCCGCCCCAGGACAAGGCGCCCGCCGCACCGGGTCACGGCCGGTACGGCGGGCGCCGCTCGAGGGCCCCGCCGGCCCGGGGGCGGTCCGGGCGGGGCGGGGCGGGGTCACCAGGAGCGGTGGCGGGTCCTGAAGAGCTGGCCGCGGACGGCGCCGCCGTCGAACACGGTCGTGTGCAGGTTGGCGTACCAGTTCTTCGGGTTCCTCCTGATGCCGTCCGCGATCTCGTCCTTGACGGGCGCGGCGCCGGCGATGCCGTAGATCGAGGCGGGCAGCCCGTTGGCGTCGGCGAACAGGTCGGCCACCACCTCGCCGTTGCGGCCCTTCTTGCCGCGGTGGACGTGGCCGTTGGTCACCGGGTCGAGGCGGTCCCAGACCGTGGCGTAGTAGATCTTCGACCCGCGGACGCCGAACAGCCACTCGGCGTGCCCGTCGCGGTCGCCGGTCCTCTTCGGCGGAGCGGGCACCTCCTGCCCGCCGTCGGCGCGGACGCCGAACGAGGCGCGCGTGCCGTCGGCCAGCAGCGCGGCCAGGTCGACGCCACGGGGCAGCCGGTGGAGCTGGGCGCGGACGGCGCCGCCGGGGAACTCGCCGGTGTGCAGGTTCACGTACCAGTTCTTCGGATTCTTCGTGATCCTGGACAGCAGGGCGCGGTCGCCGACCTTGAGGCGTCCCGCCACGGCGCTCGCCGTTCCGGGCAGCGCCTCGGCGAAGAAGCCGATCTTCACCTCGCCGTTGGTCCCGGCCTTGCCCTGGTGGATGTGAAAGGCCGTCGGGGCCGCGATGCCCTTCCAGCGCACGGCGTAGGAGACCTGGTCGCCGCTGATGCGCACCACGGCGTAGGCGCCGCCGTCCTTGTCTCCCACGGCCGGGCCGCCCTTGACGGGTACTTCCTCCCGGCCGCTGAGCCGGGCCGCGAAGTAGACGGCGGGGGTGTGCGTGCCGCCCGCCGCCCTGGAGGTATCGGCGGAGGTCTGCCCGGCGGCGTGACCGGCGTGCGAGGTCACCTGCGAGACGCCGTGCGAAGAACCGTGGGAGGGGTCGTGCGCGGCGTTCGCGGCCGGCGGGAAGGCGGCGGCGAGCAGACCGGCGGCCGTTCCGGCGGCCAGACCGGCGAAAGGCAGGGCGAGGGTGCGCTTGGCCATGATGAACCTCTCATTTTCCGCGTCGAGGGTGTCGAGGGTGCGGTGTCGGTGTTTCCGGCACTAGTACGGGGCCGGGGGCGGAAGAGGTTCAATTCGCGGACCGGTAAAACTACATGGACAACGGCCTGGCGCCGCCCGGTGGGAAAGGTTATCCTGCCAGGTCAGACATTCACCGTGAGAAGTGTCGCCCCGGTTGAGGCGGTCACCTCGAAATGGTCGATACGGTCGGGCGGCAACGCGCTCCCGCCGTGCACATAAAGGGGTTCCGGCGAGCCCGGAATTCCATATCCCTTTTCCGGGACCGCCCATCCGGTGACGACGCGCCTTTCGCCTTTTTCGGTGACGGCGACCAGCGTGCACTCCAGAGGACCCTTGAGGCCGCGCAGCTCCAGGGCCACGTGCGTGCCCCAGTCCTTGCCCTCCAGCACCAGCCCGCCCGACACGCCGGGGACGCTGCCGGGCCGCCCGGGGATGGGGACGCCGGCCTTGTAGTACGCCTCGGCGGGACCGTGCGCGGAGTGACCGGGCCCGAAGGACGGCCCGCCGGTGACGGTCGCGCCGACCGCGATGCCGCCCAGGACCAGCGCCGCCGCGGCGGCCAGGCCCCCGGCGTACCGGGTGAGCCTCGCGCGCCGGCCCGCGGCCCGGTCGCGCCGCACGAGGCGGAGCAGCCGCTCGGGGGCGTGCTCCTCGCCGTCGTCCTCCAGGGGAGGGAGCCCGGCGAGCGCGCCCGCCGGTCCGGACAGCTCCGACAGCTCGGCCCGGCACGCGGCGCAGCCCGCCAGGTGCGCGGCGAAGGCCAGGCGGTCGGGCTCCTCCAGCAGGCCGAGGGCGTAGGCGCCCACGTCGGTGTGCTCGACGGTCACGCGGTCACGCCCCTTTCCTCCAGGGCCACGCGCAGCGCGCGCAGGGCGTAGTACA includes these proteins:
- a CDS encoding CHRD domain-containing protein — encoded protein: MAKRTLALPFAGLAAGTAAGLLAAAFPPAANAAHDPSHGSSHGVSQVTSHAGHAAGQTSADTSRAAGGTHTPAVYFAARLSGREEVPVKGGPAVGDKDGGAYAVVRISGDQVSYAVRWKGIAAPTAFHIHQGKAGTNGEVKIGFFAEALPGTASAVAGRLKVGDRALLSRITKNPKNWYVNLHTGEFPGGAVRAQLHRLPRGVDLAALLADGTRASFGVRADGGQEVPAPPKRTGDRDGHAEWLFGVRGSKIYYATVWDRLDPVTNGHVHRGKKGRNGEVVADLFADANGLPASIYGIAGAAPVKDEIADGIRRNPKNWYANLHTTVFDGGAVRGQLFRTRHRSW
- a CDS encoding anti-sigma factor family protein, whose amino-acid sequence is MTVEHTDVGAYALGLLEEPDRLAFAAHLAGCAACRAELSELSGPAGALAGLPPLEDDGEEHAPERLLRLVRRDRAAGRRARLTRYAGGLAAAAALVLGGIAVGATVTGGPSFGPGHSAHGPAEAYYKAGVPIPGRPGSVPGVSGGLVLEGKDWGTHVALELRGLKGPLECTLVAVTEKGERRVVTGWAVPEKGYGIPGSPEPLYVHGGSALPPDRIDHFEVTASTGATLLTVNV